AGAGAGAAATCCCGTTCTCAAGATGGCTACAGGTCCCAAAGGTGGAgacttgcacctatcagacatttatggggtATTCTATAGATATACCATAAAAGTCAACATGGAAATACTGCTTTTTAAAAGGAGGACATTCATTATAAGTACCAGTTTCCAGAAGTAATTAGATTAAATctcaccacaaaaaaaatgttcCACCTTTGTAAGTGGTTCTATGACTAAACATCTCTACTGAAAAACAGATTCATGGACATTAGATGTGTTGGACTACTTCAGACTTAAATAGATTTCTTAATACAAAGCAGAAATAAATCATTTGtataaacacatttttttgttctaatTAAAATTATGTCTAtttgtttctttaaaaaaattatatttatagaTGCGTTATAGTACAATATCATATATGGAAAATGATTTTACATAACTGTTCGACAACAGAAGCATTAAAGGATTCTGGGACCTACCCGGCTATGTAAACAACCACACGGTAGTGGTTCATTATGTATCAAGGAAACCATTTAGTGGGATCAAGTAAACCTGTACTGAGGCTCACGGGATAGGGGTGAGGGGGGAAATAAAAGGATTGTCTTcatttgtgtaaaaataaaagtgaagGTTGCCATAATCTTTTTGGACAATACTTCAAATTCTAGGGTGGTTCGAAGCAGATTCTGATAGTTGTAGGACAAACAAGGGACTTAAATGTCTTGGAACACTGCATTTCAGTGCATGTTTAATTTGTGCAAGCCTTGGAATATATAAGACCACCCTAGGGAAGGATTTCTACAACATAACATTATTGCTTTGGTTCTCTCTCAGACACACAACAATCACAATAGTAAGGACTGGAATTATGCGAATAAGGAAACCTAAAAAAGTTCTCCTTAGCTTAAGTGCTGAAAATGAGATTTAAGTGCTCCTCACAAAATATGTTTGAAGGTCACACTCAAaatgatttctttttgtttttgttaaaaCAATTGAAATTTACACAGTAAAAATAGTCAAAATGAGCTACAAAAAAAAACGTGTCAGCGAGCAGCATGCATAGAAATACAATGTGCTGCTGATCTACCCGgcaaaaactaaataaaacaGTAATAAATAATTGCCCATGAAGCccacctaaaaaaaataaaaaataaaaataagacgaCAAAAATGGCATAGACAAAAAACAGTAAATGTTCTCAGCCTTGAACAATGGTGTCACACTGCTATGTACAGCAAGCGACTGTTATATCACATGGCAACAGCTGGCCTGACTAGCAGTACACAGTAGTCCCTCCTTCCGTTTGATATTCACAGATATTGTTTTTTCGCAAAGAGGTAGCTGTAAAACATTGTTCTTAAAGTTCTTGCTCTTCAGAAGTTCTAGTTCATGAGCAGTGTCTGACATTTGGCCAGAGAATAATTTTATACTGCCAGTAGGTGCCGTTTTACTGGCAGTGCCACTGGAGCTGATGCACATCTTCCAGCTAGACTTCTCCTGCACTTTGACACTTGAAAATGACAGGTTATTTTGAGGGTCAATTATATACTTGGCTCCATTATGGAGTTGGGAGCCCAAACACAAACCCATGAGTTTCAGGCTCTCTACAAGTTCTCCTGCGGTTCTTGAAGACTGTTGCACTGAGTTCCCAGAACCAGCGCAGTTACGGCTGTTCCCAGAAGAATTGTTGGTGTTACCTCCCGAAGTACTAGATGGACTGCCACCTCCTTTGTTATCACTTGGACTAGTTTTGTCAACACCTGTACTTCCATTACTTGGTTTACTTTGTCCTCCCCCATCACCTTGATTTCCTGGAGGACCTTCACTGCTGTCTCTTCTGTGCCACGAATAGGTAAAGCCACTATCTTTATCCAGACGCCTCCTGCTCTCAGAGTCATCATCACTAGTTTCTGAGCTGCTACAGCTTGAGCCCCGACCTTGGCTTTTCCTTCTGTGGTATCTTTTATGCACAGTACCAGGAGATGCTATGTTCATTTTTAATCTACTCAGCTTTGGGGGAAGATTTTCATCCATATCAAACTCATCATCAGACTCTCCTTCTTCAAAGATCTGGTTGAGCACTGGGGCACTCTTCCTGGATGTTAGGCGATTTGTAACAGAGGGCTTGCGGCGCAAAACAACTTGTGTGGATAGTTGAATAGGCTTCTTATCTTCTTCATCTTCCTCCTCGTCTTCCTCTACTCTGAAAAGACATTTCCTTCCACTTGTTGATGGGTTCAGGGCCACAGGAGTTATTCCTGAAGGTGCTGGTCCAGAAAAATCGGGCACATCCTCCTTTTTCAGTGGTTCCACAAGGCCTTTATTTCTATGGCCATTCAGCACATTTTCTGCACTTCGTGCTGGTGTTGCTGCGACAGTCACGTGGGCCAgtggagaggctgtcagatcatcCTCCAAGTCTTGTGGAACATCAATCTTTGTGGGCCATGATTGCCTAAGGAACACATTTTTAGAGTTATTGTAAAATTTGTAACAAAATGGCTTAAACAATTAAATAAGTCATACTCCCCACAATGATCCCAGATACCTCTGTTCCAATGCTTCTCTGGGCCCCATGTTGGTCTTGTGACCTGCCTCAACCAATGATTGACAATTGGTCACATTTCTGTGTtgagagggaccaggaagtagacaCTAGCGGGCAATGTAGGAAGTATTGGATCAGAAGCGGTGGGGGATCAGTGTCTAAGACATTTTGAcacctcaaaaaataaataaaaattaaataataattctTACCAGCCAATTAACCCCTAGATATTCAAATGAGTATTTATTAAAGACCTTTCAGAGGTGCtaacaaccctattaaaccaggcgtaCTGCCTAGTGAAGCTCATCCTGCTGATTGAAATGATACCTGTCTGGGGTTTGCAGCATCCCTAAAAAAAGGACTTTATCTAAAGAAGAACTTCTGAGTACCGAGAGGCAGGGCCCGGAACCTCAGCTTTGTGGTGCTGGCCACATCCTTCAGTGAACTGAAGCCTTTATTTGCAGTGGTCTGCCCCAGGTGAAGCCAAAACCAAAATGTGTTGAGCTTGCAACTGCCACTATTGGCTGTACGAATCCTGATTATTTTTGTACCGTGTTTGTTATTATAGT
This sequence is a window from Bufo gargarizans isolate SCDJY-AF-19 chromosome 5, ASM1485885v1, whole genome shotgun sequence. Protein-coding genes within it:
- the SNRK gene encoding SNF-related serine/threonine-protein kinase; amino-acid sequence: MAGFKRGYDGKIAGLYDLDKTLGRGHFAVVKLARHVFTGEKVAVKVIDKTKLDSLATGHLFQEVRCMKLVQHPNIVRLYEVIDTQTKLYLILELGDGGDMYDYIMKHEEGLSEDLAKKYFAQIVHAISYCHKLHVVHRDLKPENVVFFEKQGLVKLTDFGFSNKFQPGKKLTTSCGSLAYSAPEILLGDEYDAPAVDIWSLGVILFMLVCGTPPFQEANDSETLTMIMDCKYTVPKHVSKECKDLITRMLQRDPKRRASLEEIENHPWLQGVDPSPATKYNIPLVSYKNLSEEEHNSIIQRMVLGDIADRDAIVDALETNKYNHITATYFLLAERILREKQEKEIQTRSASPSNIKAQFRQSWPTKIDVPQDLEDDLTASPLAHVTVAATPARSAENVLNGHRNKGLVEPLKKEDVPDFSGPAPSGITPVALNPSTSGRKCLFRVEEDEEEDEEDKKPIQLSTQVVLRRKPSVTNRLTSRKSAPVLNQIFEEGESDDEFDMDENLPPKLSRLKMNIASPGTVHKRYHRRKSQGRGSSCSSSETSDDDSESRRRLDKDSGFTYSWHRRDSSEGPPGNQGDGGGQSKPSNGSTGVDKTSPSDNKGGGSPSSTSGGNTNNSSGNSRNCAGSGNSVQQSSRTAGELVESLKLMGLCLGSQLHNGAKYIIDPQNNLSFSSVKVQEKSSWKMCISSSGTASKTAPTGSIKLFSGQMSDTAHELELLKSKNFKNNVLQLPLCEKTISVNIKRKEGLLCTASQASCCHVI